The Planctomicrobium piriforme genome includes the window CCGCAGGCAAACACTACGCAGGCGATCACCGCAACCACGCTGAGGCCATAGAAGCCTGCATCGAAGCCGGCGGCGTCCACCATCAACCCGGTAAGATAATTGCTGAGGGCCGCGCCGAGTCCGATTCCGGTCGCCACGATCCCCTGGGCGAAATTGAATCGACCAGTCCCTTTGGTCAGGTCGGCCATCATCAGCAGGGCGACGACTCCAAAGATGCCGGCTCCCACGCCATCGAGGATCTGATTGGCAATCAGGAACGCCGGGTTCGTCGTCACTGTATAGAGCAGCCCTCGGATGGGCAGCACCGCGAATGCCAACAACATCACCCGTTTGCGTCCAGTTTGCGCTTTGCGGCTGGCGAGGATGGTCACCGGCACCATCGTCAACTGGGCGACGACAATGCAGATCCCCATCATGCTCGATGCAATCTCAGGTCGTTCTGCAGACACCTTTTGCCCCAGTAACGGCAGCATCGCGGCATTGGCGAAATGAAACAGCACGACGGCCAGGGCGAACCACAGAATTCGTGGATCGCGAAACAGGTCAGACAACGGCGAGACATGATGTGACCCGTCGGCAGCATCCGCCCCGCGGGCAAGGTCGTGATCGATATCCTTTTCTCGAATAAACAGCACCGCTGTCGCACTCAGCACGGCCATCGTCGCCATGCTGAAAAAGACGCCGCCGCTTCCCCAGAACCAGCCTGTGATTGCAGCCATCCCTGCCGCTGTCACATTCCCGGCATGAAAACAGGCTTCATTCCTGCCTGCCCGGGCCGGCAGTCGTCGGCGTCCCACTAACCCGAGACTGATCGCCGCGAGTGCAGGTGGGAAGACGGTCGTCACAACACCGGTGAGGATCTGCGTCCCGAGAATCAGCGGACGTGAGGGAACCAGATACATCACCACGGAGGAGATCGCCACGATGATGGCCGCCACGGAAACGGCGAGCCGCTTGTGGTGCGTCCGGTCGATCCAGGCTCCCATGAACGGCTGCGCCACCACGCTTGCCAGCAGCATCATGGCCATCGCCTGACCGGCTTCGCCTGATGTCCAGTGACGGCTGCTCACCAGGTAAATCGCCAGAAACGGGCCGAGCCCGTCGGCGACATCCGCAAGAAAAAAGGCCGTGCCGTCGAGGGCGCGCTGGCTGGTCGATTTCGAATCGGGCGACGTTAGAGAAGACATACAGTTCCACAAAGATCATGAGTCAATTCAGGGGAAAATCGAGTGCGAAGATTTGCACCCTGGCCAGCTTATCCGGCCAACCTGAAGATCACGTGAGAACAAAGTCTGCGCCGATTCTGGGGGCCTTCATCTGTTTGTAATCTGCTGCCGGCGCCTCCACTTCCAACCTGCAGCAATCAGTCATTTTGCGTCAATCGCCGGGCCGCTTTCGTCAGGTCGGCGATGAAATCTCGCCGCATTTGTGCCCGCTGCTCGGCATCCGGCACACGCAAGAGGGCCGAGGGGTGATAAGTCGCGATGGTCGCGTCACACCAGTCGGTTTGCAGCCACTCACCCCGCTGTCGGGTAATGCGAAAGTCGCGGCCAATCAGTGCCTGAGCGGCTGTGGCCCCCAGGCAAATCAGAACTTCGGGACGAATCAACCCGAGTTCTGCTTCCAGCCACGGTCGGCAAGCGTTGACCTCCCTGGCGTCAGGCTTCTGATGCAAGCGACGTTTGCCCCTCAAGGTGAACTTGAAGTGCTTGACGGCATTCGTCACATACGTTTGGCGACGATCGATGCCGGCTTCGTGCAGGGCCTCGTCGAGGACCTCTCCGGCCGGGCCAACAAACGGCTCCCCCGCCAGGTCTTCCTGATCGCCGGGTTGCTCGCCGACCAGCACCAGCCGCGCACTGGTCGGTCCGACGCCAAACACGGTCTGCGTGGCGTGTTGATGCAGGTCGCATCCACGGCACTTTTCTGCCGCTTTGACCAGGTGTGGATAGTCGAGCGATTCCGGCAGAAAGTCCCTGGCGGAACGAGCATTACCTTCCTGTCTCATCAGCATCTCCTGCACGCGCCGGTCAGCATCGGCCAGCAGGTCGGGAATCAGCGACGCCTCGGGCAACGTCGGCCAATGGCGAACTGGCATTTCCCGCACCATCATCTTCAGCTTGATGCGGGCAGGATTGAAAATCGACCCGTAATAGGTTTTCCATAGCACTTCCAGTTCGTCTGCCTCCGGCGCGACGCTACGGGGAACGCCTGGCCCGTAAGCCAATTCATTCTGGTCCCAGACAACCGATTCCTCCGGTGTCAAAATTGCCCAGTGCATGTGAGGAAAACGACGCGATAAGAACGGAGCCACAAGCCGCAGAATGAAATGGTCAGGACGATGCCAGGCGATGAATTCCTCGCGATCTCCTTCAACAACCTTCCGAAACCGAACGAAGGCTTTGGCCTTGTGAGCATCGCGACGCACGGCTGCGTCCATGCGCAGCAGCATCTGCACGTCGTCATCGGTTGTGATGTCGAGTAGCGAGGGCTCGCCATGCGTGAGCCGCCACAGCACCTGATAGAGACGTTGCCAGCGTGCGTCCTCCCGATGGCAGGCGACCCGTCGAGCCAGTTCCAGAAATCGGGGAGACACGCGCGATTGAAACGATGTCGTTGCGACTTTGGGTTCTTCCTGGTCAGAGAAGAGTTGAGACTGTGCAGACTGGGAGTTGAATTGCACATCAGCGGGAGCAACGCCCTCGGCTAACAGGCCTCGGCTCACGGCGCGCCATTCTTCGAAATCGCTGACTGTCAAAAACCGCGACATGCACGTCCTCAGAGTTCTCCGGAGCGTGCGGACTGGGCCGTCTCGAACAACAGCAGTTGCTTCGCGGGCGGAGGAGGGGCGAGCAGACTTTGAACTTGCAGCGTATCGCGACGAGCCGGAATGTGATCGCTCGCAATCACAAAAGCCGCGGTGCGCTTCCAGGCCACTTTCAACTTCTTCAGGTCCGCGACGGTCACTCGATGGTGTCGCCGGATCTTGAGAATCCGGTCGACGCTGCGGACGCCGATACCGGGGATTCTCAGCAAGGCTTCGCGAGGAGCCTGATACACGTCGACTGGGAAATACTCGGGGTGTGCCATCGCCCAGGCGAGCTTCGGATCGACTTCGAGAGACAGATTCTGCTTGGGCCCGGCGATCTCATCGGCCTTGTAGCCGTAAAATCGCATCAGCCAGTCGGCCTGATAGAGCCGATGCTCTCGAACGAGCGGCGGTGACTGGCCTGGCAAGCGGGCGTCCGCATGCGGGATTGGGCTATAGGCAGAGAAATACACCCGGCGCAGCCGCTGATCGGAATACAGTGCCGAGGCGGTTTTCAATATCTCCGCGTCTGAGGTCGCGGTGGCGCCGACAATCATCTGGGTGCTTTGTCCTGCGGGAGCAAAGCGAGGAGCGCGAAACCCGGCCTGGCGTTCCTTGCGATATTCCTCAATGCGCTCGCGAACGCTCTCCATCGCCCCCACGATTTCCGGCACTTTCTTCTCGGGCGCGAGTTGTTTCAAATCAGCAGGGGTCGGAAGCTCGATGTTGACGCTCAGCCGATCGGCATAGCGGCCTGCCTGTTCCAGCAGAATTTCATCCGCGCCAGGAATCGTTTTCAGGTGAATATAGCCGCCGAATTTGTGTTCCTCACGCAGTGTGCGAGCCACTGAAATCAGTTGCTCCATCGTGTAATCGGCGGTCTGAATAATGCCTGAGCTGAGAAACAGGCCTTCGATGTAGTTTCTGGTGTAGAAATCGAGGGTCAGCCGGACCACTTCCGCTGCTGTGAAGCGTGCCCGCGGCGTGTCGCTGGTCACCCGATTGATGCAGTACTGGCAGTCGAAGATGCAGTAGTTGGTCAGCAGAATCTTGAGCAGCGAAACGCAGCGGCCATCCGGGGTATAGCTGTGACAGATTCCCATGCCCTCCGTGCTTCCCAGTCGACTGCCGGCACGAGTGCCTTTCGATCCGCTGCTCGCACAGGACGCGTCGTATTTGGCGGCATCGGCCAGAATCGCAAGTTTCTGCTGAACGTCCATATTCTGCCTTTTGACGCCACATTGCGGCGATCTCGATTTTAGACGCCTGTGACCGTCTGCCCAGACGAGAGTGGCGTCGGTCCGGCAGTAAGAATTTTCCGGGAATTTTTCGACGCGAATCCTTTCCGAGAGCGGTTTGTTCGGAAACAATGCGCGATTCCACTCAAGAACGTCGCAGGGATGCGGCCATTTTCACAATTTGCAAGAAGTCAGCGCCACGATGATTGATCCTGCCAACTCCTGGTCCCTGGCCGACTCGATCGATCTGTATGAAATCGATCGTTGGGGCAACGGGTTCTTCGCCGTTGGAAAAAATGGTCAGGTACAGGTTCACCCGAGCCGCGATGTGAACCAGGCGATCGACCTGAAAGAACTGGTCGACCGATTGCAGGCCCGCGGACTCGATCTGCCGATTCTGGTCCGCTTCAACGGCATTCTGAAAGAACGTCTGCGCGAGATGCACGACGTGTTCGCCAAGGCAATCAAGGATCACGACTACAAGGGGAAATACGCCTGCGTTTACCCGATCAAGGTGAATCAGCAGCGAGAAGTGGTCGACAAGATCATCGAATACGGCCGCGATTACGGATTTGGACTCGAAGCAGGCAGCAAGCCGGAACTGCTGGCGGTCATTGCGATGGCCGAGCCGCACATGCCTATCGTCTGCAACGGTTTCAAGGATGACGAGTTCATCGAAATGGCAATGCTGGCCACGAAGATCGGCCGCACCGTCATCCCCGTCGTCGAAAAATTCTCTGAACTGGAACGCATTCTGGCGTTCGCCACCAAGGTCGGCGTGCGCCCCATGATCGGGATGCGGGTCAAGCTGGCAGCTCGCGGCGCAGGCCGATGGCAGTCGTCAGGCGGTTACCGCTCCAAGTTCGGTTTGACCGTCAGCGAAATCCTGAAAGCACACGAGCTGCTCGAAAGCCGCGGAATGGCCGACTGCTTCAAGTTGCTCCATTTCCATCTCGGCAGCCAGATCACCAACATCCGCCAGGTGAAAGCGGCGATCAACGAGTCGATTCGAGTGTACGTCGATCTGCATCGTCGTGGCGCTGGTCTTGAATACCTGGACGTGGGGGGCGGACTGGGAGTCGATTACGACGGTTCGCAGACCAACTTCCAGTCGAGCATGAACTACACGCTGCAGGAATACGCGAACGACGTCGTCTACCACACGCTGACGGTCTGTGATGAAGCCGGCGTGCCGCATCCGCAGATCATCTCAGAGAGCGGACGTGCCGTCGCTGCGTTCCATAGCGTACTGGTCTTCGGCACGCTGGGCGTGACGCATCAAGGGGAACTCTCCGAGCTCCCCAGCACGATTCCCGAGAACTTCGAACAGCCGCTGCACGACCTGTGGGGCACTTATCAGGGAGTCGTCCCGCGGAATGCGCTGGAGAGCTATCATGACGCTCAGCAGGCGCTGGACATGACGATGAACCTGTTCAGCACCGGTTATCTGCCGCTGGAGCAACGGGTGCTGGCCGAGAACCTGTTCTTCGCGATCTGTCACAAGATTCGCAAGATCACCGAGGAGATGGAGTATGTCCCGGACGAGCTGACCGGCCTCGACCGGATGCTCTCCGACCTGTTCTTCTGCAACTTCTCACTGTTCCAGTCGATGCCGGATAGCTGGGCCATCAAGCAGCTCTTTCCTGTGATGCCGATTCATCGCCTGAAAGAGCAGCCGACTCGCCACGCCGTGCTATGCGACATCACCTGTGACTCCGACGGGAAGATCGACACGTTCATCGACCGCCGCGACGTCAAGAAGACGCTGATGCTGCACGACTACCAGAACGAGCCGTATTACCTGGGCGCGTTTCTGATCGGCGCGTATCAGGAAATTCTCGGCGACCTGCACAACCTCTTTGGCGACACGAACACCGTTCACGTCGACATCAAGGACGGCGAAGTCGTGCTGGAAACGATCATCAAGGGGGAGACGATCTACGAAGTGCTGGACTATGTGCAGTACAAGGGGAAAGACCTGATGGACCGCGTACAGGTGCACGTCGAAAATGCCGTTCGCCAGGGACGGATCGACAACGTCCAGGCCGGGCACTTCGTGAGAACCTACGAAGAAAGCCTGATGGGGTATACCTATCTGGAAGGGGCGCGAGACGTGTAATGAGGGAGGGAATTCCTCGTCGTTGGTCATGGGCAAGACGAGGAAGGTACAATTTGCACAGGTTTCTTGTTGCCTCCAAGGTGAGTGATCATGCAAAAGCCTGTAGACGATTTTGCCTTGCCCCTGGCGCAGAACTGTCGCATCTCAAGGCGAGAGATTTTGCAGGCGAGTTTGTCGGCTTGCGGTGCGCTGGCTCTGACACAGTCTGCCGCGGCGGCGGAGCCCGTCAGTTCGCAGAAGATTGATGACCGGAAGTTTTCTCCGAAGGCTTACAAGGTCAAGAAGTCAATCAATCTGTGGGCGTTTCCGTATCCGCAGCGGATGAATCTGGAAGAGTGTCTGCAACTGGCGAAGGATGCCGGATTCGACGGTATTGAACTCAATTACGATCTCGATAATGACCTCTCTCCCAAGGCGAGCAGCGGTGACTATGCGGCCATTCGCAAAATGGCCGATCGAATTGGGATCGAGATCAGCGGGCTCTGTTCATTTCTGTTCTGGCCGTACCCTTTGACGAGCAACGACGCGGGCAAGCGGCAACAGGGGCTGGAGCTGGCGGGCAAGATTGCCCAGGCCGCCCACGATCTGGGAGTGCAGAACGTGCTGGTCGTGCCGGGGGCAGTGAATATCCCGTGGCGGAACGATCATGAACCCGTTCCTAACGACGTCTGCGATCGTCGGGCGCGGGAGGCGGTGGGTCAGTTGGAAAAGCAGGCGGCCAAGCTGAAGGTGTTTTTGAACATAGAGAATATCTTTTTCAACGGCTACCTGATGACGCCGATGGAGATGAATCAATTCGTCGATAGTTTCGGCAGCGAACATGTCAAAGTGCATTTCGACACCGGCAACATCTCGATGTTCCAGTACCCTGAACACTGGGTGCCTGTGCTGGGGAAGCGGATTCAGAACATTCACTTCAAGGAATACACCAAGAAGGGGACGGATTACTCGCTGGAAACATTTCGACCATTGCTCGACGGCACGACGGACTGGCCGGCGGTGATGAATGCGCTCGAACAGACCGGCTATGAAGGCTATGTGACGTTCGAGTATTTCCATCCGTATCCGCACTACCCTGAAGCGTTGATCTATCAGACGAGCGATTCGCTGAATCGGATCATTGGACGGCGCGGGGCGTGACGAGTGATGTGCCATTCAGTCGCACCAAAGTCTTCCGTGAATCGTCGCGAGATTGAAATGCAGACCGTGAAGGCACTGCACGATGCTGGAATCGGAAATCTTGTGCCGGGCATGTGCGGCGTTCGGTCTACGGCTGGAGAATCTCAAGCTCCTGGGACGGTCGCAGAATCTGGTTTATGAACATCGCAGCGTCGAGGATTCGTCGATCTTACGAATTTCGACCGGTCGTTGGCGGACCATTACCGAAGTGGAAAGTGAACTCGCCTGGATGGATGAACTTGCCGCCGCTGGTATCGCGACTTGTCGTCCGCTGCAGTCGAATAAGGGTCGCCTGTGCGAGTTGATCGAGGAGGGCGGGGAGCAGGCGATCGCGGTGCATTTCGAGCATGCCCCAGGCCGTAAGATCGAACGGGCCGAGATCGATGAGGGGTTGTACCAACGCTTCGGCCGGTTGACGGCTCAATTGCACGCTTCGTCTTTTGATCGTCCTCTGCAGACTGCAGCGCAGGCAGGCCGCCTGCGCTGGGACCAGTCACGATTGCTCGTCCAGGATCTTGATGATTTCACGCCAGCACGCGCGGCGGGCTTTCGCCGGTCCGTCAGAGAACTCATCCAGGAATTACGACCACAGGTGGAGGGGCGGCTGGGTCTGGTGCATGGAGACCTTTCCTTTTCGAACATGTTTCTCGATGGAGAGCGATTGTGGATCTTCGACTTCGACAATTGTGAGATCGGTTCGATCGAACAGGATTTCTCCGTCGTGCTGTTTGATGCGATTTATTGCAGGCTGCTGAATCGAGTTTCGATGGACGAACTGGCTCAACAGATTCGGCAGCGCTGGATGCGGTTTCTTGAAGGGTACTGCGAGGTGCGGACGCTACCGAGGATTGACCCGGAGTTGCTGCGGAAGTTTCTAATTCTTCGCGAAGGATTGATTTACATTCATTACTGCCGCACGCTGGACTTTTCTGCTTTGACCGACGCAACGCGAGCAGCGATCGAGGAAATGCGACAACGCGTTGAAGATCGAGCCACGGAGATTGAATTGGCGGAGTGAAGGGCGGGATGATGGGTGCGTCACGGCTCATGTCTGACCAGTACGATTCATAATCCCCCCTGATACCGGGCTTCCGCCCAGCTCTCAAGACAAGTCTGCAGGCCGAGAGCCGTTGCGGCCAAATTGCATCGTTGCTGTCATTATCACCTGTTTTCGAGTGATTGGTGTTGCTGATTAGGAACATCACCGTGTCATCGCTGCGGAGAACTCCTGTCTGCTTGTGGCGGCGGCCTGATTCTGGTCTAGTCGAGCTGCCGTCAAATTCTTTGACGGCAAGGGGACGACTTCTTTCAGAAGACAAATATGAAACGGCAAATTCTCGGGGCTGCGGTCATTTTAACCCTGTGTGTCACAACCACGTTTGCCCAACGGGCAGGGGGACGCTCTGGCGGTGGGGGGGGCGGCGGACCTGGCGGAGGCGGGTCGCGCGGTGGTGAAGGGGGCGGCGGGTTTGGAGGCGGTGGCGGCGGTGGAGGTCCGGGCGGCGGTGATCGGTCTGGCGGCGGAGGAGGAGGTCCAGGCGGGGGAGCTGGCGGATTCGGCGGAGGCGGTGGAGCAAGCAGCAGTCGAGCCGGTGGGGCTGGCGGCTTTGGCGGCGGCAACAGTTCGCCTCCAGGCGGAAGCTGGCGCGATGGCTCAGGTAATTCTGGAGGACAGTTCGGCGGCATGGGGGCAGCCGGTCGCAATGGAGCAAATCAAGGGGACGGACAAGGGAACGCCGCCGCAGGGGCAGCCTTCGCCAACAAGAATCAATCCAGCGCTTCAGGTGCTGATGGTGCAGCTGCGGGAGCAGCTCACTCCAATCGCAATCAACCCAATGCTTCCGGCGCGGATGGCGCGGCAGCAGGTGCTGCCTATTCCAACAAGAACCAGCCCAACGCATCGGGTGCCGAAGGCGCTGCCGCCGGGGCCACGGCCGCGAATCGGAATCAACCGAACGCATCGGGCGCTCAAGGCGCGGCTGCTGGAGCAGCGGCTGCCAACCGCAACCAGCCGAATGCCACAGGTGCTCAGGGAGCCGCCGCAGGCGCTGCCTACGAGAATCGCAATCAGCCCAACGCCAGTGGTGCTGAAGGGGCTGCTGCCGGAGCGGCCTACGCAAACCGGAATCAACCGCAGATGTCGGGCGCTCAGGGCGCGGCCGCGGGCGCGGCGTATGCCAATCAGAATCAGCCGCAGATGTCCGGGGTCGAAGGGGCGGCAGCCTATGCCGGCGTTCGCGATTCCTACGATCATCCAGATGCTTACAGCCAGAACTGGTATGGCAATCACCCGGCCGCCTGGTCGGCGCCGAACTGGAGTTCAGGTAATGCCTGGAACGCTTCCAGCTACGATGCAGTGGCCAGTCACATCGGCGCGACCAGTACGCCTCCGGTCAACTATGGCTACGGGGACAACGTGAACTACGCCGACGGAAATGTGAACGTCAACGGCCAGAGCGTCGGTACTGCCGCCGCCTACAGCCAGCAGGCAGCAGACCTCGCAGCGAATGGTTACAACGCTCCCACCGCCGACAGCGACAACTGGCTGCCGCTGGGAGTCTTTGGTCTCGTTCGCAATGAGGCCCAGCATCCGCAACTGACCTTGCAACTGGCCGTCAACAACCAGGGCGTGCTGCGCGGCAACTATCATGACACCGTCACCGACACCACGCTGCCGATTCACGGCAAGGTGCAACAGGAGACCCAACGGGCCGCCTGGACCGTCGGCGAAAACGACAACTTCATCATGGAAGCGGGCGTGCAGAACCTGACCCAGGGTGAAGCCCCGACGCTGATCCACAAGAACGGCGAAACCGTTCGCTGGTGGCTCGTGCGACTGCCGAACCCAAACCAGGGAGGCAACCTGGGAACCGATCCGAATGCCGGAAACTGAATTCAGTTTGCCTCTCATTGCGAATTCAATCAGCGCGATTGTTTTCGCCATTGAGAAACCGTTGATGCCTTCATCCGCGACTGGGCGAGCCGCTCGCGAATGAAGGTGCGCCCTGCGTGGCGTGTTCATCTCGAATTCACTTCTTTCGATCCACCCCGGACGCCTCGATCTTGAGTGCGGTCTGGCAATTCAGTTCTTCGCCAACGTCAGGCAACCGTCTGGCGTTGGCCTGTCATTTCACCAACAGCGGGAAAACAAACGATGCAACACCGATTTCGATTCAGCGGTTTCGCGCCGCTGATGGCCGTGGCGGCCCTGCTGGGCGCCGCGGTCGCGGGCCAGGCCGCGGACAAACAGCCAAACATCGTCTTCATCATGGGAGACGACATCGGCTGGTATAACGTCGGCGCTTACAACCACGGCATCATGGCCGGCAGGACGCCGAATCTCGACAAGCTGGCCAAAAGCGGAATGATGTTCACGGACTATTATGCCGAGGCCAGTTGCACGGCCGGCCGCGCCAACTTCATTACAGGCCAGTTGCCGATTCGCACCGGTTTGACCACCGTCGGTCAGGCTGGTTCCAAGATCGGCATGCCGGCCGCAGCCCCGACGATCGCCACCGCCCTCAAGTCAATGGGCTATGCGACAGGCCAGTTCGGCAAGAATCACCTGGGGGATCTGAACGAGTTTCTGCCGACAGTGCATGGCTTCGACGAGTTCTTCGGCTACCTGTACCACCTCGACGCCATGGAAGATCCTTCTCACCGCAATTACCCGCCGGCACTGAAGGAAACCATCGGCCCTCGCAACATGGTTCACTCCTGGGCCACCGATAAAGACGATTCGACCGTCCAGCCTCGCTGGGGCAAGATCGGCAAGCAGAAGATCGTCGACGCCGGCACCTTGTATCCAGACCGGATGGAAACCGTCGATGACGAAATTCTCGATCTCGCGCTCAAGTTCACGGACAAGGCCAAGGCCGACGGCAAGCCGTTCTTTCTCTGGCTCAACCCCACTCGTATGCACGTCGTGACGCACCTGTCCGACAAATACGAGAACATGCGGACGCCGGAGAACGGCTGGTCCATTCAGGAAGCAGGCATGGCGCAGCTCGACGACGTGGTCGGCTCCGTCATGAAGTACCTCAAGGATCAGGGGCTGGAAGAGAACACCATCGTCGTCTTCTCCACCGACAACGGTGCGGAAAACTTCACCTGGCCTGACGGCGGACAGACTCCCTTCGCGGGCGGCAAAGGGACCGCGTTGGAAGGGGGCTTTCGAGTTCCCTGCATTCTCAGTTGGCCAGGCAAGGTGCCTGCCGCCACCGTGCAGAACCAGATTTTCTCCGGACTGGACTGGTTCCCGACGTTCGTGGCCGCGGCAGGCAATCCCGACGTTGCCGCGGAACTGCTGAAAGGGAAGCAACTGGGAGACAAGACCTATAAGGTTCATCTCGACGGCTATAACCAGTTGGACCTGATCACCGGCAAGGGACCGTCAGCGCGGCACGAAGTCTTCTACTTCACCGAGAGTACTCTGAGTGCGGTGCGGATCGACGATTACAAGTATCGCTTCACCGACCAGCCGGGCGGCTGGCTGGGGGGCACGATCAAGGTCGACTGGCCGATCCTCTGCAATCTGCGGCTCGACCCATTTGAACGGACAGGCATGCCGAGCGGAGACAAGGGCTCGATCAACTATTACGACTGGTTCGCCTATGAGTTCTGGCGTTTTACCTTTGTCCAGCAAGAGGTGGGCAAGTACGCCCAGACGTTTATCGAATACCCGCCGATGCAGGCGGGCGCCAGCTTCAACCTCGAGGCCCTCAAGGCCGAACTGGAAAAGAAAGCGGAGCAGATGAAGAGCGCCACTGGCAAGTAACGGTCTGGCAAGGATGATGAGCATGGGCGGTCCGCAAGAGCCGCCCATTTTTTGTCCACAGCGACATGTCGATGGAATCGACATGTTTTCAGAACGTGTCGAAAAAATCCCGTTTTGTCGACATGTCGTATTTGTGAGTTCTTGCCATTCTCATGCCGTCTTTGGCGTAAACTTCAGCGAGACAGAATTGATGCAGTACCGCTGCCCGGTCGGGGTATGAGGCGCGTCGTCGAAGATGTGGCCCAGGTGCGAACCGCAGTTGGCGCACAGCACTTCCGTGCGAGTCATGCCGTAGCTGCGATCGACAACCAGTTCGACTGCGTCGCCTGCCTTCGCCGCATAAAACGCAGGCCAGCCGCAGCCCGAGTGGAACTTCGTCTCTGACTCGAACAGTTCCTGTCCGCAGGCGGCGCAGGCGTAGGCGCCGGGTTCGAAGTGTTCGTCGTACTTGTTGCGAAAAGGACGTTCGGTCCCCTTCTGGCGGAGAACCTGATACTGCTCCGGCGTGAGCAGCTCTTTCCATTCGGCGTCGGTGCGTTGGATGTTGTGAGGCATGGGTGTGTTTGGTTGAAGGTTGAGAGGTTGATGGTTGAAGGTCAGATACTGTATCGCAGGAGTCGGGCGAGGCGTTTCAGGGCGGGGATGCGGGTAAGTAGTCGGGAGGGCCAGGAGAGGCGGGCCAGTTGTTGAGGGTCATGATCGGTGAGGTCGGTGACGAGTCGCAGACGCGGGTTCCAGGTTTCCAGTTCATGCGGGTCATCAATCCCCCAGCGTAACATCGCTCCTGTGGAGCGAATGGAAGAATGATAACCGATCAGTTTTAGACACAGTTGGCTGTAGGCATCGAAAATCAATTCGCCTGAGGGAAGATGAGCGAGCAAGGCATTCAGCAATGCCTGGACGTCATCTGCTGTGAGATAGGGGAACACTCCTTCGGCGACGATCAAGGTCGGTCTGTCGCTCGGAACTTCCGACAGCCATGTGTGCCCTGGTTCGGTGAGCGAAGCAGAGATCAACGTCTGGCCCACTCGTGACGGGTAGAGGCTTCTTCGCAGTTGAATGACTTCCGGCAAGTCGATGTCGAACCAGCGGACGGACGGATTCGGATTCACTCTGAGAATGCGGCTGTCGAGCCCGCAACCCAGGTGCAACACGACGGACTCGGAATGGGCAGCCAGGAATTCAGTGGTCCAGTCATCGAGCGTTTTTGCTCGCACCGCGAGCCCGATCATGCCGTCGCGCCACACCTGGAATCGGGTGAGGTCGGCATCGAGCCGTTCAATGGCGGCGGCAGCGAAGTGATCGTGCAGCAGTGAATCCGCGAGTCGGCTCTCCCTGGCCTTGGCGGAGAGGGTGATCAAAGGAGTTTGCTGCACGTTCTGCAGGCGGAGTTCCGTCATGTCCGCCTTTCCTAATGATGTTGACTGCACGTCTTGTATTTTTACCACTAACAGCAGGGGATCAACTGCGCTGCGCGGATCAGTTCTTTTCCTATTGCCTGGGGAGTTCACGAATCGGCGGCGAAAGCACTGTTTTTCTCAATCACCCGTGGACTTGAAGTGACGCAGGAGTCTATAGTTGCGTCGTCCGTCAGGCGGCGGAACGAGGTTTTGAAACATTCAGGGAGGAAATTTCAATGGGCAGGGTATTGGGCATCTCGCTGGGAATCGCATGTCTGCTCGCTGCAGGATTGAATGCAAAAGCAGATGAAGTGGTCCAGCCGCTCAACGGCCAATGGGTCGTGGTCGAACTGGTCGAAGACGGC containing:
- a CDS encoding class I SAM-dependent methyltransferase; the encoded protein is MTELRLQNVQQTPLITLSAKARESRLADSLLHDHFAAAAIERLDADLTRFQVWRDGMIGLAVRAKTLDDWTTEFLAAHSESVVLHLGCGLDSRILRVNPNPSVRWFDIDLPEVIQLRRSLYPSRVGQTLISASLTEPGHTWLSEVPSDRPTLIVAEGVFPYLTADDVQALLNALLAHLPSGELIFDAYSQLCLKLIGYHSSIRSTGAMLRWGIDDPHELETWNPRLRLVTDLTDHDPQQLARLSWPSRLLTRIPALKRLARLLRYSI